From Pseudanabaena sp. PCC 6802, one genomic window encodes:
- a CDS encoding STAS domain-containing protein, with translation MSSEVEIIKPSGRLDVTSAAKFRHEVTELAATKPRFLLVDLENVSFMDSSGLGALVSALKTIRSVNGELAVCSLSEQVKMLFDLTSMSKIFIIYANQGEFYSKVGLSRS, from the coding sequence ATGAGTTCTGAGGTTGAAATAATAAAGCCATCCGGCAGGTTAGATGTAACTAGTGCGGCTAAATTTCGGCACGAAGTTACCGAATTAGCCGCTACCAAGCCCAGATTTTTACTTGTAGATCTGGAAAATGTCAGCTTTATGGACAGTTCGGGTTTGGGAGCTTTGGTCTCAGCACTCAAAACCATACGCAGCGTCAACGGAGAGTTAGCTGTTTGCTCCCTTAGCGAACAGGTCAAAATGTTATTCGACCTGACCAGTATGAGCAAGATTTTTATTATTTATGCTAACCAGGGCGAGTTTTACTCTAAAGTTGGGCTATCGAGAAGTTAA